The Hypanus sabinus isolate sHypSab1 chromosome 5, sHypSab1.hap1, whole genome shotgun sequence genome has a segment encoding these proteins:
- the cln5 gene encoding ceroid-lipofuscinosis neuronal protein 5 codes for MDSGLWGFVCLWLALRRVSLAVGQQTWPVPYRRFDHRPTPDPFCQAKYPFCPTGSPDGEIPPMKDQDIIEVYRLQTPVWEFKYGDLLGHFHIMHDAVGFRSTLTGKNYTMEWYELFQLGNCTFPHLRPGRAAPFWCNQGAACFFEGIDDLHWKENGSLVKVSEVTGEIFNKLAKWVKEDNRTGIYYETWTVQADPNPGTKVWFEAYDCTAFVLRTYQVLSKLGAVFKSPEQTNYTRVFLYSGEPTYLGNDSSIFGPQGNKTLAEKITSFYFPFKPPHSAKEFVLSLLEIIDKVIIQKSFYLYFNYEYWYLPIKEPYIKITYEEIPLPSKPKCL; via the exons ATGGACAGCGGGCTGTGGGGCTTCGTGTGCTTGTGGTTGgctctgcggcgggtctccctgGCGGTCGGGCAGCAGACGTGGCCAGTCCCCTACAG ACGCTTTGATCATCGGCCCACACCTGATCCATTCTGCCAGGCCAAATATCCCTTCTGTCCTACAGGGTCACCTGATGGTGAGATTCCTCCAATGAAAGACCAGGATATCATTGAAGTTTAccggcttcagactcctgtctgGGAGTTCAAATACGGGGACCTTCTGGGACATTTT CATATTATGCATGATGCCGTTGGCTTCAGGAGCACGTTGACGGGTAAAAACTACACAATGGAGTGGTATGAGCTCTTTCAGCTTGGAAATTGCACTTTCCCACATCTTCGACCTGGCAGAGCTGCTCCTTTCTGGTGCAATCAAGGTGCTGCCTGCTTCTTTGAGGGAATTGATGATCTACACTGGAAGGAAAATGGGTCTTTGGTGAAAGTTTCTGAAGTAACAG GTGAAATCTTTAATAAGCTGGCTAAATGGGTAAAGGAAGACAACAGAACTGGTATATACTATGAGACGTGGACCGTTCAAGCTGATCCCAATCCAGGCACCAAAGTATGGTTTGAAGCTTATGACTGTACGGCATTTGTGCTGAGAACTTACCAGGTATTATCAAAGTTAGGTGCTGTCTTCAAGAGCCCAGAGCAGACTAATTATACCAGAGTATTTCTGTACAGTGGTGAACCTACATATCTCGGCAATGACAGCTCCATATTTGGGCCACAGGGCAACAAGACATTAGCAGAAAAAATTACTTCCTTTTATTTTCCATTTAAACCACCGCATTCAGCCAAAGAATTTGTTTTAAGTCTTTTGGAAATCATTGATAAGGTCATTATACAGAAGAGTTTTTACCTTTATTTTAATTATGAATATTGGTATTTGCCAATCAAAGAACCCTATATTAAAATAACATATGAAGAAATTCCTTTGCCTTCTAAACCAAAATGCCTATGA